In Siniperca chuatsi isolate FFG_IHB_CAS linkage group LG20, ASM2008510v1, whole genome shotgun sequence, the following proteins share a genomic window:
- the lg20h10orf88 gene encoding ATPase PAAT, whose product MVDIAVKSGAAWVCHTQEHHLADVLLPVHLSNNDDHEEELSQSTDDKKNWGGSVLLEQTEEGSPCVLMIHCSPCSPTAISRLLIISEARTMEVYSQMGEYCGTVRGERDDSIQPDSSDRGPFYKKQLILEHPSSACEVKLLSLAGRSSVLVCRVIVGIQQLHPCPARGPGIDMQQVQCLVEEMGTSLSPGAQNLMDMVHFQQKNQTSSLGGFLPLLMGGGALSALAQAANISLSNQPQSADSRPPVSSIRPADEAPPAQNGAMSDGSTSSSSSPDLPVSGDNTKNIMSSKSRDPVSHAQLADMMSHFLKGHGHGQALSSGPELLPMLQSVCGQVTKLRLDDAAAEAEKEKKMRNGTWELDSAMERRLEEMERRLKEHVDLRLDALEQKLEKALLSILPQVALNLGARSSSVGEAESTGPSEQTAPTQAIH is encoded by the exons ATGGTGGACATTGCTGTGAAGAGCGGAGCTGCTTGGGTCTGTCACACTCAGGAACATCACTTGGCTGATGTCCTGCTTCCTGTTCACCTCAGTAACAACGACGATCACGAAGAGGAGCTCAGTCAGTCAACAGATGACAAGAAAAACTG GGGCGGCTCAGTGCTGTTGGAGCAGACAGAGGAAGGGTCTCCTTGTGTCCTGATGATCCACTGCAGCCCCTGCTCCCCTACTGCCATCAGCCGCCTGCTGATCATCAGTGAGGCTCGAACCATGGAGGTGTACAGCCAGATGGGAGAATACTGCGGGACAGTACGTGGGGAGAGGGATGACAGCATCCAGCCAgacag TTCAGACAGAGGACCTTTCTACAAGAAACAGCTGATCCTTGAGCATCCATCATCAGCCTGTGAAGTGAAG CTGCTCTCCCTGGCTGGTAGAAGCAGTGTTTTGGTATGTCGAGTCATCGTGGGCATTCAGCAGCTACACCCCTGCCCGGCCCGCGGCCCCGGCATCGACATGCAGCAGGTGCAGTGTCTGGTTGAGGAGATGGGAACCAGCCTCTCACCGGGAGCCCAGAACCTCATGGATATGGTGCACTTCCAGCAGAAG AACCAGACCAGCTCTCTGGGCGGCTTCCTGCCTCTTCTGATGGGCGGTGGAGCTTTGTCTGCCCTGGCTCAAGCAGCCAACATCTCCCTCAGCAATCAGCCCCAGTCTGCAGACTCCAGG CCTCCGGTCAGCTCCATCAGGCCTGCAGATGAAGCTCCACCGGCTCAGAACGGAGCGATGTCAGACggctctacctcctcctcctcctccccagaCCTGCCAGTTTCTGGGGACAACACTAAGAATATAA TGAGCAGTAAGAGCAGAGACCCAGTGAGCCATGCCCAGCTGGCGGATATGATGTCACACTTCCTGAAAGGGCATGGACACGGCCAGGCGTTAAGCTCCGGCCCTGAGCTTCTGCCCATGCTCCAGAGCGTCTGCGGTCAGGTGACGAAGCTGAGACTGGATGATGCTGCAGCGGAGGccgagaaggagaagaagatgaGAAATGGCACATG GGAGTTGGACTCAGCCATGGAGCGTCGtttggaggagatggagaggaggctGAAGGAGCACGTGGACCTTCGCCTGGACGCTCTGGAGCAGAAGCTGGAGAAGGCCCTGCTGAGCATCCTTCCGCAGGTCGCCCTCAACCTGGGAGCTAGGAGCAGCTCAGTGGGAGAAGCAGAATCCACAGGACCGTCGGAGCAGACCGCCCCGACACAAGCCATACACTGA
- the asb3 gene encoding ankyrin repeat and SOCS box protein 3 isoform X1, producing MDFTECYGDTVSSVAAAARSGCRRRVRRLIKRGFSVDCRDNRGWNALHEAAAAGSKECVQEILTAAGAAGSSRGCHAYVNSLTHEGESACYLAAQRGHLAVVRLLLKTHANINQLTNDLSCPLYAAVDGGYKEVVELLVSKGAEVNRTHTASCWTCLHQAVYKGHSEIVRILVSVCNLEALDDHRISPLFVAAQYGQQECLEILVNAGANVSTQAADLATPLLIASQEGHQACVDFLLDHGADPNVACSHDWPQLPIHAAAEFGHISVLRRLIAVTDRVCDRGDGMVSPLYVAVNRHQSKSIEMLLREGYSPDAQDCTHILGLRSPLSFALCRTSNKPYSESVRLLVAAGARFSEEDWIYALATDKKDLLQLILEHRWIPRLETLTRDCSVPHHHGKTVLKLQELRELLCVALNQVHFAACWLPLLLNAGLEPSLLLQPHMLEQADSEVLNYLLEFVNWSTLSPPLKHILDRRRAVKTWEPCPHFDSIPCLSHICRLHVRLVLGPDLLMRTNVVQQLPVPSPLHGFLQFRDILIAPYTHSPPSPLLNRIQGYRSTHQHRHVL from the exons ATGGACTTCACAGAGTGCTACGGAGACACAGTATCCAGTGTTGCAGCTGCAGCTCGCTCGGGCTGTAGGAGGCGGGTGCGGAGGCTGATAAAGAGAGGTTTCAGTGTTGACTGTCGAGACAACCGTGGCTGGAATGCCCTGCACGAGGCGGCAGCCGCTGGCAGTAAGGAGTGTGTGCAGGAAATTTTGACTGCAGCGGGCG CAGCAGGCTCCTCCCGTGGCTGCCATGCCTATGTGAACTCTCTAACACATGAGGGGGAATCTGCATGTTACCTGGCAGCGCAGCGTGGACACCTGGCAGTGGTCCGACTCCTCCTGAAAACACATGCCAACATCAACCAGCTAACAAATGACTTATCCTGTCCTTTGTATGCAG CTGTAGATGGTGGGTACAAGGAGGTTGTAGAACTGCTGGTCAGTAAAGGTGCAGAGGTCAACAGAACACACACCGCGTCCTGCTGGACCTGCCTTCATCAAGCTGTTTATAAG GGTCACAGTGAAATTGTGCGCATACTGGTCAGTGTGTGCAACCTGGAGGCACTAGATGACCACAGGATCTCCCCTCTCTTTGTGGCTGCACAGTATGGACAGCAGGAATGCCTGGAAATCCTTGTTAATGCTG gtGCCAATGTGAGCACCCAGGCAGCTGATCTTGCCACACCACTGCTGATTGCCTCTCAGGAGGGCCACCAGGCGTGTGTGGATTTCCTTTTGGACCACGGGGCAGATCCTAATGTAGCCTGTAGTCATGACTGGCCCCAACTTCCCATTCATGCTGCCGCTGAGTTCGGCCACATAAG TGTCCTCAGGAGGCTGATAGCTGTTACGGATCGTGTGTGTGACCGTGGTGATGGCATGGTGAGTCCACTGTATGTGGCTGTCAACAGGCATCAGAGTAAGAGTATCGAGATGCTCTTGAGGGAAGGTTATAGCCCAGATGCCCAGGACTGCACACACATCCTCGGTCTCCGTTCACCACTCTCCTTTGCCTTGTGTCGCACATCCAACAAACCATACAG TGAATCAGTGAGGTTGCTGGTAGCTGCAGGAGCACGTTTCAGCGAGGAGGACTGGATTTATGCCTTGGCCACTGACAAAAAGGACCTGCTCCAACTGATACTTGAGCACAGATGGATCCCTCGCCTGGAGACTCTGACCAGGGACTGTTCTGTACCACATCATCATGGGAAAACTGTGTTAAAGCTGCAGGAACTGAGGGAGTTGCTCTGCGTGGCACTAAAccaagtacattttgctgcctGCTGGCTTCCTCTgcttctgaatgcaggactggAGCCTTCGTTGCTGCTTCAGCCCCACAT GTTGGAACAGGCAGACAGTGAGGTGTTGAATTACCTGCTAGAGTTTGTAAACTGGTCGACTCTGTCTCCCCCTTTGAAACATATTCTGGATCGAAGAAGGGCCGTGAAGACCTGGGAACCATGTCCACATTTTG ACTCCATTCCCTGTCTTTCCCACATCTGTCGGCTGCATGTTAGGTTAGTGCTGGGACCAGATCTACTGATGAGGACCAATGTAGTCCAGCAGCTCCCTGTGCCCTCCCCACTTCATGGCTTCCTCCAGTTCAGAGACATCCTGATAGCTCCCTACACACACTCACCGCCATCACCACTTCTAAATCGAATACAGGGATACCGCAGtacacaccaacacagacaTGTTCTATAA
- the asb3 gene encoding ankyrin repeat and SOCS box protein 3 isoform X2: protein MDFTECYGDTVSSVAAAARSGCRRRVRRLIKRGFSVDCRDNRGWNALHEAAAAGSKECVQEILTAAGAGSSRGCHAYVNSLTHEGESACYLAAQRGHLAVVRLLLKTHANINQLTNDLSCPLYAAVDGGYKEVVELLVSKGAEVNRTHTASCWTCLHQAVYKGHSEIVRILVSVCNLEALDDHRISPLFVAAQYGQQECLEILVNAGANVSTQAADLATPLLIASQEGHQACVDFLLDHGADPNVACSHDWPQLPIHAAAEFGHISVLRRLIAVTDRVCDRGDGMVSPLYVAVNRHQSKSIEMLLREGYSPDAQDCTHILGLRSPLSFALCRTSNKPYSESVRLLVAAGARFSEEDWIYALATDKKDLLQLILEHRWIPRLETLTRDCSVPHHHGKTVLKLQELRELLCVALNQVHFAACWLPLLLNAGLEPSLLLQPHMLEQADSEVLNYLLEFVNWSTLSPPLKHILDRRRAVKTWEPCPHFDSIPCLSHICRLHVRLVLGPDLLMRTNVVQQLPVPSPLHGFLQFRDILIAPYTHSPPSPLLNRIQGYRSTHQHRHVL, encoded by the exons ATGGACTTCACAGAGTGCTACGGAGACACAGTATCCAGTGTTGCAGCTGCAGCTCGCTCGGGCTGTAGGAGGCGGGTGCGGAGGCTGATAAAGAGAGGTTTCAGTGTTGACTGTCGAGACAACCGTGGCTGGAATGCCCTGCACGAGGCGGCAGCCGCTGGCAGTAAGGAGTGTGTGCAGGAAATTTTGACTGCAGCGGGCG CAGGCTCCTCCCGTGGCTGCCATGCCTATGTGAACTCTCTAACACATGAGGGGGAATCTGCATGTTACCTGGCAGCGCAGCGTGGACACCTGGCAGTGGTCCGACTCCTCCTGAAAACACATGCCAACATCAACCAGCTAACAAATGACTTATCCTGTCCTTTGTATGCAG CTGTAGATGGTGGGTACAAGGAGGTTGTAGAACTGCTGGTCAGTAAAGGTGCAGAGGTCAACAGAACACACACCGCGTCCTGCTGGACCTGCCTTCATCAAGCTGTTTATAAG GGTCACAGTGAAATTGTGCGCATACTGGTCAGTGTGTGCAACCTGGAGGCACTAGATGACCACAGGATCTCCCCTCTCTTTGTGGCTGCACAGTATGGACAGCAGGAATGCCTGGAAATCCTTGTTAATGCTG gtGCCAATGTGAGCACCCAGGCAGCTGATCTTGCCACACCACTGCTGATTGCCTCTCAGGAGGGCCACCAGGCGTGTGTGGATTTCCTTTTGGACCACGGGGCAGATCCTAATGTAGCCTGTAGTCATGACTGGCCCCAACTTCCCATTCATGCTGCCGCTGAGTTCGGCCACATAAG TGTCCTCAGGAGGCTGATAGCTGTTACGGATCGTGTGTGTGACCGTGGTGATGGCATGGTGAGTCCACTGTATGTGGCTGTCAACAGGCATCAGAGTAAGAGTATCGAGATGCTCTTGAGGGAAGGTTATAGCCCAGATGCCCAGGACTGCACACACATCCTCGGTCTCCGTTCACCACTCTCCTTTGCCTTGTGTCGCACATCCAACAAACCATACAG TGAATCAGTGAGGTTGCTGGTAGCTGCAGGAGCACGTTTCAGCGAGGAGGACTGGATTTATGCCTTGGCCACTGACAAAAAGGACCTGCTCCAACTGATACTTGAGCACAGATGGATCCCTCGCCTGGAGACTCTGACCAGGGACTGTTCTGTACCACATCATCATGGGAAAACTGTGTTAAAGCTGCAGGAACTGAGGGAGTTGCTCTGCGTGGCACTAAAccaagtacattttgctgcctGCTGGCTTCCTCTgcttctgaatgcaggactggAGCCTTCGTTGCTGCTTCAGCCCCACAT GTTGGAACAGGCAGACAGTGAGGTGTTGAATTACCTGCTAGAGTTTGTAAACTGGTCGACTCTGTCTCCCCCTTTGAAACATATTCTGGATCGAAGAAGGGCCGTGAAGACCTGGGAACCATGTCCACATTTTG ACTCCATTCCCTGTCTTTCCCACATCTGTCGGCTGCATGTTAGGTTAGTGCTGGGACCAGATCTACTGATGAGGACCAATGTAGTCCAGCAGCTCCCTGTGCCCTCCCCACTTCATGGCTTCCTCCAGTTCAGAGACATCCTGATAGCTCCCTACACACACTCACCGCCATCACCACTTCTAAATCGAATACAGGGATACCGCAGtacacaccaacacagacaTGTTCTATAA